A stretch of the Sulfuritortus calidifontis genome encodes the following:
- a CDS encoding HAD family hydrolase, which translates to MSELKALLFDVDGTLADTERDGHRPAFNAAFREFGLDWEWDVELYGQLLEVTGGKERMKFYVERFRPDYRKPADFDDLVAELHKAKTRHYTELLAQGGIPLRPGVKRLLEEARAAGLILAVATTTTPENVTALLKHSLAADGADWFAVIAAGDIVPAKKPAPDIYLWALQQLGLAPEQCLAFEDSENGIRAARGAGLKTVVTVNEYTRDHDFTGALAVLSDLGEPGAPYRRIDAADEAGYVDVARLKGWLAA; encoded by the coding sequence ATGAGTGAATTGAAAGCGCTGTTGTTCGACGTCGACGGCACCCTGGCCGATACCGAGCGGGACGGCCATCGTCCGGCCTTCAATGCGGCCTTTCGCGAGTTCGGCCTGGACTGGGAATGGGACGTCGAGCTGTATGGCCAATTGCTGGAAGTGACCGGCGGCAAGGAGCGGATGAAGTTCTACGTCGAGCGCTTCCGCCCCGACTACCGGAAACCGGCCGATTTCGACGATCTGGTCGCCGAGCTGCACAAGGCCAAGACCCGGCATTACACCGAATTGCTGGCCCAAGGCGGCATTCCGCTGCGCCCCGGCGTGAAGCGCCTGCTCGAGGAGGCGCGCGCGGCCGGCCTGATCCTGGCCGTGGCCACCACCACCACGCCGGAGAACGTCACCGCCCTGCTCAAACACAGCCTGGCGGCGGACGGTGCCGACTGGTTCGCCGTGATCGCGGCCGGCGACATCGTGCCGGCCAAGAAGCCGGCGCCGGACATCTATCTCTGGGCCCTGCAGCAGCTGGGCCTGGCGCCCGAGCAGTGTCTGGCCTTCGAGGACTCGGAGAACGGCATTCGCGCCGCACGCGGCGCCGGGCTCAAGACCGTGGTGACGGTGAACGAGTACACCCGCGACCACGATTTCACCGGCGCGCTGGCGGTGCTGTCCGATCTGGGCGAGCCGGGCGCGCCCTACCGCCGGATCGACGCCGCCGACGAGGCGGGCTATGTCGATGTGGCGCGGCTCAAAGGCTGGCTTGCCGCTTAA
- the folD gene encoding bifunctional methylenetetrahydrofolate dehydrogenase/methenyltetrahydrofolate cyclohydrolase FolD yields the protein MSARILDGKAIADRLLQDIKRQVDARVAAGKPVPGLAVILIGGDPASSIYVRNKRRACETAGVRSFSHDLPATTSQAELMALIDQLNADPAVDGILVQAPLPEQIDDEAVVERIRADKDVDGFHPYNIGRLAVRMPTLRSCTPYGVMKLLAATGEPLRGKHAVVVGASNHVGRPMALELLLAGCTVTVCHSATQDLAGHVGRADIVVAAVGRPQMVQGAWIKPGATVIDIGINRLDDGRIVGDVEFEAARDKAAWITPVPGGVGPMTVATLLQNTLEAAAVHHP from the coding sequence ATGAGCGCCCGCATTCTCGACGGCAAGGCCATCGCCGACAGGCTGTTGCAAGACATCAAACGCCAGGTCGACGCCCGCGTGGCCGCCGGCAAGCCGGTGCCGGGGCTGGCGGTCATCCTGATCGGCGGCGATCCGGCCTCGAGCATCTATGTGCGCAACAAGCGCCGCGCCTGCGAGACGGCCGGGGTGCGCTCGTTCTCGCACGACCTGCCGGCCACGACCAGCCAGGCCGAGCTGATGGCGCTGATCGATCAGTTGAACGCCGACCCGGCGGTGGACGGCATCCTGGTCCAGGCCCCCCTGCCCGAGCAGATCGACGACGAGGCCGTGGTCGAGCGCATCCGCGCCGACAAGGACGTCGACGGCTTCCACCCCTACAACATCGGCCGGCTGGCGGTGCGCATGCCGACCCTGCGTTCCTGCACCCCTTACGGCGTGATGAAGCTGCTGGCCGCGACCGGCGAACCGCTGCGCGGCAAGCATGCCGTGGTGGTGGGTGCCTCCAACCATGTGGGCCGGCCCATGGCCCTGGAACTGCTGCTGGCCGGCTGCACGGTGACCGTGTGCCACAGCGCGACCCAGGATCTGGCCGGTCATGTCGGCCGGGCCGACATCGTGGTCGCGGCGGTCGGCCGGCCGCAGATGGTGCAGGGCGCCTGGATCAAGCCGGGCGCCACCGTGATCGACATCGGCATCAACCGCCTGGACGACGGCCGCATCGTCGGCGATGTCGAGTTCGAGGCCGCCCGGGACAAGGCCGCCTGGATCACCCCGGTGCCGGGCGGCGTCGGCCCGATGACCGTGGCCACCCTGCTCCAGAACACCCTGGAAGCGGCGGCCGTTCACCACCCTTAA
- a CDS encoding putative PEP-binding protein yields MSPQTDSRPGVAPFVPGRASGTLRFGAAAAAADSLVVLHQHELTALQGQPAGVILLDGAPFSHPALRLLSLGIPTVLATTASLSGLTEGMLLHLDGQAGLLSRQALPAAAVPLAPAPGETIDTADGVAIELRASVGSVAGAAWALSQGAAAIGLVRSEYLFPADGRQPDLAYLTRAFSELCQAAAPLSVTFRLIDIAGDKRPPWLGEIPGIAGVLGLQGARLYRTEPVRQVYLNELAALAELAGTYRVAALLPYVTDVAELEQLLTEIRTYLPKPVRLGSMLETPAAALAVNEFLGAADFAALGCNDLMQCLFAAERDQPELSRWLDPYAPTLYRFLDMVARRAGPKTPAIQVCGLLSQLPGVLPVLIGLGYRCFSVAPVTLPWLAATVRQTDSHRARYLTYRACQASRAEEVKQLLQATS; encoded by the coding sequence ATGTCCCCGCAGACAGACTCACGCCCTGGCGTCGCCCCCTTCGTCCCCGGACGGGCGAGCGGCACGCTGCGCTTCGGCGCCGCCGCGGCGGCCGCCGACAGCCTCGTCGTGCTGCATCAACACGAGCTCACCGCGCTGCAGGGACAGCCCGCCGGCGTCATCCTCCTAGACGGCGCGCCCTTTTCCCATCCCGCCCTGCGCCTTTTGAGCCTGGGCATTCCCACCGTGTTGGCGACCACGGCAAGCCTTTCGGGCCTGACCGAGGGCATGTTGCTGCACCTGGATGGCCAAGCTGGCCTGTTGAGCCGCCAGGCGCTGCCGGCCGCGGCGGTCCCCCTCGCACCGGCACCGGGCGAAACCATCGACACGGCGGACGGCGTGGCGATCGAACTGCGCGCCAGCGTGGGCAGCGTCGCCGGCGCGGCTTGGGCCCTGAGCCAGGGCGCCGCGGCGATCGGCCTGGTGCGATCGGAATATCTGTTTCCGGCCGATGGCCGCCAGCCCGATCTCGCCTATCTCACCAGGGCCTTCTCCGAACTGTGCCAGGCGGCCGCGCCCTTGTCCGTCACTTTCCGCCTGATCGACATCGCGGGCGACAAGCGACCGCCCTGGCTGGGCGAGATCCCCGGCATCGCCGGCGTGCTGGGCCTACAGGGCGCCCGGCTGTATCGGACCGAGCCGGTGCGCCAGGTCTATTTGAACGAGCTGGCGGCCTTGGCCGAGCTCGCCGGGACCTACCGCGTGGCGGCCTTGCTCCCCTATGTCACGGATGTAGCGGAACTGGAGCAGCTGCTGACGGAGATTCGGACTTACCTGCCCAAGCCGGTCCGGCTGGGCAGCATGCTGGAGACCCCCGCCGCCGCCCTGGCGGTCAACGAATTCCTCGGCGCCGCCGACTTTGCCGCCCTAGGCTGCAACGATTTGATGCAATGCCTGTTCGCGGCCGAGCGCGACCAGCCGGAACTGAGCCGCTGGCTGGATCCTTATGCGCCGACGCTCTACCGCTTTCTCGACATGGTGGCGCGCCGTGCCGGCCCCAAGACCCCGGCCATCCAGGTCTGCGGTCTGCTCTCGCAACTGCCCGGCGTGCTGCCCGTGCTGATCGGCCTGGGTTACCGCTGCTTTTCCGTGGCCCCCGTGACCCTGCCCTGGCTGGCGGCCACCGTACGCCAGACCGACAGCCACCGGGCCCGGTACCTGACCTATCGCGCCTGCCAGGCCAGTCGCGCCGAAGAGGTCAAGCAGTTGCTCCAAGCCACGAGCTGA
- a CDS encoding YbhB/YbcL family Raf kinase inhibitor-like protein, with amino-acid sequence MQIRSSAFAHNEPIPAKYTCDGQDLSPPLDWSDVPAEAKSLVLIVDDPDVPDPAAPRRSWVHWLLYNLPPDCPGVAEATRSLPPGTREGVNDWGRTGYGGPCPPIGRHRYFHKLYALDVVLPDLGRPNKAALERALQGHVLAHAELVGTYSRRR; translated from the coding sequence ATGCAGATCCGTTCCAGCGCCTTCGCGCACAATGAGCCGATTCCCGCCAAGTACACCTGCGACGGTCAGGACCTGTCGCCGCCGCTCGACTGGAGCGATGTGCCTGCCGAGGCCAAGAGCCTGGTGCTCATCGTCGACGATCCCGACGTGCCTGACCCGGCCGCCCCGCGCCGGAGCTGGGTGCATTGGCTGCTGTACAACCTGCCGCCGGACTGTCCAGGAGTGGCGGAGGCGACCCGAAGCCTGCCGCCCGGGACACGCGAGGGCGTCAACGATTGGGGCCGCACCGGCTACGGCGGGCCCTGTCCGCCGATCGGGCGCCATCGTTATTTTCACAAGCTCTATGCCTTGGACGTGGTGCTGCCCGACCTGGGCAGGCCGAACAAGGCCGCGCTGGAGCGTGCCCTGCAAGGGCACGTCCTGGCCCATGCGGAATTGGTGGGCACCTACAGCCGTCGGCGCTAG
- a CDS encoding alkaline phosphatase family protein: protein MAPMDPAGTSPLCLPDYAGGSLVNLMSSLTLGLGAASPYPPLQLLPPQEVAAARHVLLLVVDGLGHAWLQRGTDTLRRHLRGAMTSVFPSTTASAIPTFLTGLAPQQHGLTGWHMYFREIGAIAAPLPFRLRTGRQALRAAGVSPAALLGLSPLCDRLARPCHVLAPQHIVHSDFNVALSGRARRHGYGKLAELFALLRQLLGESEPSYLYAYWPELDSLAHEHGSVSAPAAQALAELDAACAELFASARGSDSLIIVTADHGFIDTTPADTLDLEEHPQLRQTLRLPLCGEPRVAYAYVRPGHERQFEAYVEAQWAGRVLCLKRDEVLARAWLGPGAPHPALAERLGDYVLIAQGRTILRDWLLGEERYRHIGVHGGLSPAEMQVPLVTLHG, encoded by the coding sequence ATGGCGCCGATGGACCCAGCCGGGACATCCCCCCTGTGCCTGCCCGATTATGCCGGCGGCAGCCTGGTCAATCTCATGAGCAGCCTCACCCTCGGCCTGGGCGCGGCAAGCCCCTATCCCCCACTCCAGCTGCTGCCGCCCCAGGAAGTGGCGGCAGCACGCCATGTGCTGCTCCTGGTGGTGGACGGCCTGGGCCACGCCTGGTTACAGCGCGGCACCGACACCCTGCGCCGGCACCTGCGCGGGGCGATGACCTCGGTTTTCCCCTCGACCACGGCGAGCGCCATCCCGACCTTTCTCACCGGCCTAGCCCCGCAACAGCATGGCCTGACCGGCTGGCACATGTATTTCCGCGAAATCGGCGCCATCGCCGCCCCCCTGCCCTTTCGCCTGCGCACCGGACGCCAGGCCCTGCGCGCGGCGGGGGTCAGCCCGGCCGCGCTTTTGGGGCTGAGCCCCCTTTGCGACCGCCTGGCCCGGCCCTGCCATGTGCTGGCACCCCAGCACATCGTCCATTCCGATTTCAATGTCGCCCTCTCGGGCCGGGCCCGGCGCCACGGCTACGGCAAACTGGCAGAACTGTTCGCCCTTTTGCGCCAATTGCTGGGTGAGTCCGAACCGAGCTACCTCTATGCCTATTGGCCCGAACTGGACAGTCTGGCGCACGAGCACGGCAGCGTGAGCGCCCCGGCGGCGCAGGCCCTGGCCGAGCTGGATGCCGCCTGCGCCGAGCTGTTCGCCAGCGCGCGCGGCAGCGACAGCCTGATCATCGTCACCGCCGATCACGGTTTCATCGACACCACGCCGGCCGACACTCTCGATCTGGAAGAGCACCCGCAGCTGCGCCAAACCCTGCGCCTGCCCCTATGCGGCGAGCCGCGCGTGGCCTATGCCTATGTCCGGCCCGGCCACGAGCGGCAGTTCGAGGCCTATGTCGAGGCGCAATGGGCCGGGCGCGTGCTGTGCCTCAAGCGCGACGAGGTGCTGGCCCGCGCCTGGCTCGGGCCCGGGGCACCCCATCCGGCCTTGGCCGAGCGTCTGGGTGACTATGTGCTCATCGCCCAGGGCCGCACCATCCTGCGCGACTGGCTCTTGGGCGAAGAGCGCTACCGGCACATCGGCGTGCATGGCGGGCTGAGCCCCGCGGAGATGCAGGTGCCCCTGGTGACGCTGCACGGCTAG
- a CDS encoding lytic transglycosylase domain-containing protein, with protein MSKDGIRALILALGLTAGAALAGAQKYEPLSDSVKAQLSKTVADSAVEAAFADAPEVQAWLSVLSQRLARFIPDAEYRRDFLETVHYEATRAGLDPELVLGLIEVESGFRKYAVSSASARGYMQVMPFWVDLIGSREQNLFHLRTNLRYGCTILRHYLDIERGDLFRALGRYNGSLGQAQYPNAVYAAWRKRWTTGVLPASFQPAPRPIKKGG; from the coding sequence GTGAGCAAGGACGGGATTCGGGCTCTGATTCTGGCGCTGGGGCTGACGGCGGGCGCCGCCTTGGCCGGCGCCCAGAAATACGAGCCCTTGTCCGACAGCGTCAAGGCGCAGCTCTCGAAGACCGTGGCCGACAGTGCGGTCGAGGCCGCCTTCGCCGATGCGCCCGAGGTCCAGGCCTGGCTGAGCGTGCTCTCCCAGCGCCTGGCCCGCTTCATCCCGGATGCCGAATACCGCCGCGACTTCCTCGAAACCGTCCATTACGAGGCCACCCGCGCCGGGCTCGACCCGGAGCTGGTGCTGGGCCTGATCGAGGTGGAGAGCGGCTTTCGCAAATACGCCGTGTCCAGCGCCTCGGCCCGCGGCTACATGCAGGTGATGCCGTTCTGGGTGGACCTGATCGGCAGCCGCGAGCAGAATCTGTTCCATCTGCGCACCAATCTGCGCTATGGCTGCACCATCCTGCGCCATTATCTGGATATCGAGCGGGGCGACCTGTTCCGGGCGCTCGGCCGCTACAACGGCAGCCTGGGCCAGGCCCAATACCCCAACGCCGTCTACGCCGCCTGGCGCAAGCGCTGGACCACCGGGGTGCTGCCGGCCAGCTTCCAGCCGGCGCCGCGACCGATCAAAAAAGGCGGCTGA
- a CDS encoding proline--tRNA ligase encodes MRTSRFFLSTSKEAPAEAELVSHKLMLRAGLIKRLGSGLYTWMPLGLRVLRKVEAIVREEMDRAGAIELLMPAVIPAELWQESGRWDVFGPQMLKIKDRHERDFLFGPTHEEVITDIARKEIRSYRQLPVNFYQIQTKFRDEIRPRFGVMRAREFLMKDAYSFHADAASLDETYCAMYDTYSRIFTRLGLKFRAVAADTGAIGGSGSHEFHVLADSGEDAIAFCPNSDYAANVEMAEALPPTGSRPAPGQAMQEVATPGKHSIAEVSAFLGVPADKVVKTLIVKGEKGLIALLLRGDHALNEVKAGKLTGVFSPLTFASDAEVHAAVGCPPGSIGPVGLKLPIIADRALMNLADFVCGANAAGYHLTGVNFGRDLPEPMFADIRNVVEGDPSPDGKGQLGLCRGIEVGHIFKLGTKYSEALQAKFLDEQGKSQTMIMGCYGIGVSRIVAAAIEQGHDERGIVFPPSIAPFELAIVALGYRKNPAVKEAADALYNQLKAADIDVVLDDRDERPGVMFADMELIGVPHRVVVSERGLKEGQLEYQGRQDATATKLPQAEAAKQIEERVKA; translated from the coding sequence ATGCGCACCTCCCGATTTTTCCTCTCCACCAGCAAAGAGGCCCCGGCCGAGGCCGAACTCGTCAGTCACAAACTGATGCTGCGGGCCGGCCTGATCAAGCGCCTGGGCTCCGGCCTCTATACCTGGATGCCGCTCGGCCTGCGCGTGCTGCGCAAGGTGGAGGCCATCGTGCGCGAGGAGATGGACCGCGCCGGCGCGATCGAGCTGCTCATGCCCGCGGTGATCCCGGCCGAGCTGTGGCAGGAATCCGGCCGTTGGGACGTGTTCGGCCCGCAGATGCTGAAGATCAAGGACCGCCACGAGCGCGACTTTCTGTTCGGCCCCACCCACGAGGAGGTGATCACCGACATCGCCCGCAAGGAAATCCGCTCCTACCGCCAGCTGCCGGTGAACTTCTACCAGATCCAGACCAAGTTCCGCGACGAGATCCGGCCCCGCTTCGGCGTCATGCGCGCGCGCGAGTTCCTGATGAAGGACGCCTATTCCTTCCATGCCGACGCGGCCAGCCTGGACGAGACCTACTGCGCGATGTACGACACCTACAGCCGCATCTTCACCCGGCTGGGTCTCAAGTTCCGCGCCGTGGCGGCGGACACCGGCGCCATCGGCGGTTCCGGCTCGCACGAGTTCCACGTGCTGGCCGACTCGGGCGAGGACGCCATCGCCTTTTGCCCCAACTCGGACTACGCCGCCAACGTGGAGATGGCCGAGGCCCTGCCGCCCACGGGCAGCCGGCCGGCACCGGGCCAGGCCATGCAGGAAGTGGCCACTCCGGGCAAGCACAGCATCGCCGAGGTCAGCGCCTTCCTCGGGGTCCCGGCCGACAAGGTGGTCAAGACCCTGATCGTCAAGGGCGAGAAGGGCCTCATCGCCCTGCTCCTACGCGGCGACCACGCGCTGAACGAGGTCAAGGCCGGCAAGCTGACCGGGGTCTTCTCCCCCCTGACCTTCGCCTCGGACGCCGAGGTGCATGCCGCCGTCGGCTGTCCGCCCGGCTCGATCGGTCCGGTCGGCCTCAAGCTGCCCATCATCGCCGACCGCGCGCTGATGAACCTGGCCGACTTCGTCTGCGGCGCCAATGCCGCCGGTTATCACCTCACCGGCGTCAATTTCGGCCGCGACCTGCCGGAGCCGATGTTCGCCGACATCCGCAACGTGGTCGAGGGCGACCCCAGCCCGGACGGCAAGGGCCAGCTCGGCTTGTGCCGGGGTATCGAGGTGGGCCACATCTTCAAGCTCGGCACCAAGTACTCCGAGGCGCTGCAGGCCAAATTCCTCGACGAGCAGGGCAAGAGCCAGACCATGATCATGGGCTGCTACGGCATCGGGGTATCGCGCATCGTCGCCGCCGCCATCGAGCAGGGTCACGACGAGCGCGGCATCGTCTTCCCCCCGAGCATCGCGCCGTTCGAGCTGGCCATCGTCGCCCTGGGCTACCGCAAAAACCCGGCGGTCAAGGAGGCGGCCGACGCCCTCTATAATCAGCTGAAAGCGGCCGATATCGATGTGGTGCTGGACGACCGCGACGAGCGGCCGGGCGTGATGTTCGCCGACATGGAACTGATCGGCGTGCCGCACCGGGTGGTGGTGAGCGAACGCGGCCTGAAAGAGGGCCAGTTGGAATACCAGGGCCGGCAGGACGCGACGGCGACCAAGCTGCCGCAGGCCGAGGCGGCGAAGCAAATCGAGGAGCGGGTCAAGGCGTGA
- a CDS encoding fused MFS/spermidine synthase yields the protein MRLFSRQRQGQGGLDPVEVSEKGGIRFLHLGGSAVQSAMRLRDPFALELEYTRAMMGFLLFHPAPREAALIGLGGGSIAKYFHRKLPACRLTAVELNPEVILAARAYFFLPPDDERLTVLAADGAAFVREQPESRDVLLVDAYDAKRIVEALASEAFYRDCHAHLRPGGVAAFNLWGSEDRFGLYLHRINAAFDHHTLILPAERKSNIIVFGFKPPLPETGFVPLAERARALERGLGLEFPAFLERMRVFNAVSDQGFVLTGG from the coding sequence ATGCGGTTGTTTTCAAGGCAGCGCCAGGGGCAAGGGGGCCTCGATCCGGTCGAGGTGAGCGAAAAGGGCGGCATCCGCTTCCTGCATCTGGGCGGCAGCGCCGTGCAGAGCGCCATGCGCCTGCGCGATCCGTTCGCCCTGGAGCTGGAATATACCCGGGCGATGATGGGCTTTCTGCTGTTCCATCCCGCGCCGCGCGAGGCGGCGCTGATCGGCCTGGGCGGCGGCTCCATCGCCAAGTACTTCCACCGCAAACTGCCGGCATGTCGGCTGACCGCGGTGGAACTCAATCCGGAGGTGATCTTGGCGGCGCGCGCCTATTTCTTCCTGCCGCCCGACGACGAACGGCTGACCGTGCTGGCGGCCGATGGCGCGGCCTTCGTGCGCGAGCAGCCGGAGAGCCGGGACGTGCTGCTGGTCGATGCCTACGATGCCAAGCGCATCGTCGAGGCGCTGGCCAGCGAGGCGTTCTACCGGGACTGCCATGCCCATCTGCGGCCGGGCGGGGTGGCTGCCTTCAACCTCTGGGGCTCGGAGGACCGCTTCGGCCTCTACCTGCACCGGATCAATGCGGCTTTTGATCACCACACCCTGATCCTGCCGGCTGAGAGGAAGAGCAACATCATCGTGTTCGGCTTCAAGCCGCCGCTGCCGGAGACGGGTTTCGTGCCCCTGGCCGAACGGGCGCGGGCGCTGGAGCGCGGGCTCGGCCTGGAGTTTCCGGCTTTCCTCGAGCGCATGCGGGTGTTCAATGCCGTGAGCGACCAGGGCTTCGTCCTGACTGGCGGCTGA
- a CDS encoding RNA pyrophosphohydrolase, which yields MIDKDGYRPNVGIVLCNARNEVFWGKRIRQPSWQFPQGGIKSGESPEEAMFRELTEEVGLAPEHVRILGRTRGWLKYDVPKDWVRREWRGHYRGQKQIWFLLRLTGRECDVRLKASEHPEFDAWRWNQYWQPVEEVVEFKREVYRLALGELERFLQVDALPRVRHPYLHPAHAHGGRGNDR from the coding sequence ATGATCGACAAGGACGGTTACCGGCCGAACGTCGGGATTGTGCTCTGCAATGCCCGCAACGAAGTGTTCTGGGGCAAGCGCATCCGCCAGCCCTCGTGGCAGTTTCCCCAGGGCGGGATCAAGAGCGGCGAATCGCCGGAAGAGGCCATGTTCCGGGAGCTGACCGAGGAGGTCGGCCTGGCGCCCGAACATGTGCGCATCCTCGGCCGGACCCGGGGTTGGCTCAAATACGACGTGCCCAAGGACTGGGTGCGGCGCGAATGGCGCGGCCATTACCGCGGCCAGAAGCAGATCTGGTTTCTGTTGCGCCTGACCGGCCGCGAATGCGATGTCCGGCTCAAGGCCAGCGAACACCCGGAATTCGATGCCTGGCGCTGGAACCAATACTGGCAGCCGGTCGAGGAGGTGGTCGAGTTCAAGCGCGAGGTCTACCGCCTGGCCCTGGGCGAACTCGAACGCTTCTTGCAGGTTGACGCCCTGCCGCGGGTGCGTCACCCTTATCTCCACCCCGCCCATGCCCATGGTGGCCGTGGGAATGATAGATAA
- a CDS encoding CBS domain-containing protein translates to MSKSYSAIPSAPVQKGATFQKPTQELANSVGLDDPALMVMTDFREVTAHTTHPLENIESARLKMINRAVRLLLVVDEQNHILGLVTSTDLTSEKPMQIIQTQGIRHTDVLVKDIMSPREKLEVLCMDDVIKAKVGDVIATLQACGRQHALVAERQTDRSQIVRGLFSASQISRQLGAPVQTMEVARTFAEIGAELIR, encoded by the coding sequence ATGAGCAAGAGCTATAGCGCCATCCCCTCCGCCCCGGTCCAGAAAGGTGCCACCTTCCAGAAGCCGACCCAGGAGCTGGCCAATAGCGTGGGTCTGGACGACCCGGCGCTGATGGTGATGACCGACTTCCGCGAGGTGACCGCGCATACCACCCACCCGCTGGAGAATATCGAATCGGCCCGGCTCAAGATGATCAACCGCGCTGTCCGCCTGCTTCTGGTGGTGGACGAGCAGAACCATATCCTGGGCCTGGTCACCTCGACCGACCTGACCAGCGAAAAGCCGATGCAGATCATCCAGACCCAGGGCATCCGCCATACCGACGTCCTGGTCAAGGACATCATGAGCCCGCGCGAGAAGCTCGAGGTGCTGTGCATGGACGACGTGATCAAGGCCAAGGTCGGCGACGTCATCGCCACCCTGCAGGCCTGCGGCCGGCAGCATGCCCTGGTCGCCGAGCGTCAGACCGATCGCAGCCAGATCGTGCGCGGCCTGTTCTCCGCTTCCCAGATCAGCCGCCAGCTTGGCGCCCCGGTGCAGACCATGGAAGTCGCCCGCACCTTCGCCGAGATCGGGGCGGAACTGATCCGCTAG
- the apbC gene encoding iron-sulfur cluster carrier protein ApbC: MSVTEQQVQTALKELIDPNTQRDFVSTKSVRNIKIDGGKVSLDVILPYPAKMVQGEIKQMVEDKIKTMAGVESATANVSWKIVAHGVQKGVKLIPGVKNIIAVASGKGGVGKSTTAVNLALALAAEGASVGMLDADIYGPSQPTMLGIHGRPMSEDGESLEPMIGHGIQAMSIGFLIDVDTPMVWRGPMVTQALEQLLNNTKWKDLDYLVVDLPPGTGDIQLTLAQRVPVTGAVIVTTPQDIALIDARKGLKMFEKVGVPILGVVENMSLHICSKCSHEEPIFGVGGGQKMCADYGVEFLGGLPLDIRIREETDAGKPTVVAEPESRIAEIYRQIARRVAVKVGDLAVDHSAKFPSIVIQNT, translated from the coding sequence ATGTCGGTTACCGAACAGCAAGTCCAAACGGCCCTCAAGGAGCTTATCGATCCCAACACCCAGCGGGATTTCGTCAGCACCAAATCGGTGCGGAACATCAAGATCGACGGCGGCAAGGTCAGCCTCGACGTGATCCTGCCCTACCCGGCCAAGATGGTCCAGGGCGAGATCAAGCAGATGGTCGAGGACAAGATCAAGACCATGGCCGGGGTCGAGTCGGCCACTGCCAACGTGTCCTGGAAGATCGTTGCCCATGGCGTGCAGAAGGGCGTCAAGCTGATCCCCGGCGTCAAGAACATCATCGCTGTCGCCTCCGGCAAGGGCGGTGTCGGCAAGTCGACCACCGCGGTCAACCTGGCCCTGGCCCTGGCCGCCGAGGGTGCCAGCGTCGGCATGCTCGACGCCGACATCTACGGCCCGTCACAGCCGACCATGCTGGGCATTCACGGCCGCCCGATGTCCGAGGACGGCGAGAGCCTGGAGCCCATGATCGGCCACGGCATCCAGGCCATGTCCATCGGCTTCCTGATCGACGTCGACACCCCCATGGTCTGGCGCGGCCCCATGGTCACCCAGGCGCTCGAGCAGCTGCTCAACAACACCAAGTGGAAAGACCTCGATTACCTGGTGGTCGACCTGCCGCCGGGCACCGGCGACATTCAGCTCACCCTGGCCCAGCGCGTGCCGGTGACCGGCGCGGTGATCGTCACCACGCCGCAGGACATCGCCTTGATCGACGCGCGCAAGGGCCTGAAGATGTTCGAGAAGGTGGGCGTGCCCATCCTCGGCGTGGTCGAGAACATGAGCCTGCACATCTGCTCCAAGTGCAGCCACGAGGAGCCGATCTTCGGCGTCGGCGGCGGCCAGAAGATGTGTGCCGACTACGGCGTCGAGTTCCTGGGCGGCCTGCCGCTCGACATCCGCATCCGGGAGGAGACCGATGCCGGCAAGCCCACCGTGGTGGCCGAGCCGGAGTCGCGCATCGCCGAGATCTACCGCCAGATCGCCCGCCGGGTGGCGGTCAAGGTCGGCGACCTGGCGGTGGACCACAGCGCCAAATTCCCCAGCATCGTGATCCAGAATACCTGA
- the dcd gene encoding dCTP deaminase has translation MSIKSDNWIRRMAEQHGMIEPFEPGQVKNVNGRSIVSYGTSSYGYDVRCANEFKLFTDINTTIVDPKAFDPNSFVEVKGESCIIPPNSFALARTVEYFRIPRNVLTICLGKSTYARCGIIVNVTPLEPEWEGHVTLEFSNTTPLPARIYANEGVAQMLFLESDEVCETSYRDRGGKYQGQTGVTLPKI, from the coding sequence ATGAGCATCAAATCGGACAACTGGATTCGGCGCATGGCCGAGCAGCATGGCATGATCGAGCCGTTCGAGCCGGGCCAGGTCAAGAACGTCAACGGCCGCAGCATCGTGTCCTATGGCACCTCGAGCTATGGCTACGATGTTCGCTGCGCCAACGAATTCAAGCTGTTCACCGATATCAACACCACCATCGTCGATCCCAAGGCCTTCGACCCCAACAGCTTCGTCGAGGTGAAGGGCGAGTCCTGCATCATCCCGCCCAACTCCTTCGCCCTGGCCCGCACCGTCGAGTACTTCCGCATCCCGCGCAACGTGCTGACCATCTGCCTGGGCAAGAGCACCTATGCCCGCTGCGGCATCATCGTCAATGTCACCCCCCTGGAGCCGGAGTGGGAGGGCCACGTGACCCTGGAATTCTCCAACACCACGCCGCTGCCGGCGCGCATCTATGCCAACGAGGGCGTGGCCCAGATGCTGTTTTTGGAGTCGGACGAGGTGTGCGAAACCTCCTACCGCGACCGGGGCGGCAAATATCAGGGCCAGACCGGCGTCACCCTGCCTAAAATATAG